AATTGGGGTCCATCTAATTGCGGATGGCCAGGATATCATGTGCTGCAGTGGAACAGTTTCCCGTCTTCAAATACGATTTATGGCGCCAATTAAATGCGGGCAGTTATATGAAAAAGCTATACCGTAAATGCTGCAAATTTTCAGCAAGGTATTCAGTGAGATATTAAAATCCGCGAACTAAATTGACCAATcaacaatatttttgcaacTAGAAAAACCgtcaaaattattattatttgcgtGTTAATGCTTGCATAAAGATTTGCGATTTGAATTATACAGGGCAATGAATCGGAACCCGAACAAAACCCCTGAATGCAATTCGTTTAGCTTTTCCGAGAATACATCTCTCTAGCTGTGGGAAAACTATTACTTACTATTTACTTCTTTCCCGCAtatcaaaatgtattttctcCATTGAACTAATAAAGTAATAGCATTCTGCAAGAAGTGGAACTGGAACAAAAATCACGATTATTATAAAGTCAATTAAGCCATACTATTACAGTTTACATCTTTATTAAGATTTGGATGATATTTTACGAGGTACAAAGTCTCATTCCATCTAGGCCACCTAAAAATTATCCTCGATAAGGGTGAAATATACATTCGAGGCAAACTGCGGCTTCAAATCGAACATCCAGTCCAGTAAGAATAAGTACTCCCCAGACGGAAATGGCAGAGGAAGCTCAATGCGATGGAAGTCGCTTAGTATCTGCACGCCCTGAAATATCCAAAAAATTCCCCGTCGAAATTGGGTTATTGGGAAATTGGGTTAAGAGACGTCATAGGTCATACGATCTCACCTCATAAGGACAAGTGTGGTTGACCGTGGATACGTTCCTTATTAGGTTCCAAACGATTTTGGCGAACGGCTGATTCCGCCTTCGCATGAATTCGCAGGCGTCGAGTGTGTAATCAAACAAGAAGGGCTTATACCCATTGGCCCTCTTCATCATCGTCATGTGGAGGTGTATGTTCTTGGCTGGCTCCGATAACGTGAGATTTACATTTAAGCTGGTCTTGGTTCTGGAGTAGGCCTTCAGGCGGCAGTAATGAATAACAACCCACGATTGGTTATAGGACTTGCACACTGCATTCGTCATTTTAACAAAAGCAGCCTCCTGGAGAAATTGTT
This sequence is a window from Drosophila teissieri strain GT53w chromosome 2R, Prin_Dtei_1.1, whole genome shotgun sequence. Protein-coding genes within it:
- the LOC122614529 gene encoding uncharacterized protein LOC122614529, which translates into the protein MDHRLVIFAFSVIFGFLVCGEAAFVKMTNAVCKSYNQSWVVIHYCRLKAYSRTKTSLNVNLTLSEPAKNIHLHMTMMKRANGYKPFLFDYTLDACEFMRRRNQPFAKIVWNLIRNVSTVNHTCPYEGVQILSDFHRIELPLPFPSGEYLFLLDWMFDLKPQFASNVYFTLIEDNF